TCGCCGCGCCAGCGCGAACAGCACGCGTTCGGCCGCCGTGAAGTCGAGCGCGCCCTGCGCCGCCACCACCGCGTCCTGTCCGGCGGCCAGGAGGGTCGGCGCTCCCCGGGCGGGGCGGCGCATCAGGTGCAGGCCGAAGCGCTCGGACAGCTCGCGCAGCGCCGCCGCGCCCCGGACCGGGTTGCCGGTGGCGTCCAGCGGCGGGCTCCAGCAGGCCACGCCGAACCGGGCCGGGCTGACCGCGATCAGCCCGCCGGACACCCCGCTCTTGGCGGGCAGTCCGACCCGCAGCAGCCACTCGCCGGAGGCGTCGTACATACCGCAGGTCGCCATCACCGACAGGACCTGCACGGCGACCGGCTCGTCCACCACCCGCTCACCGGTCACCGGGTTCACCCCGCCGTTGCCCAGCGTCGCCGCCATCACGGCGAGGTCGGCCGCCGTCGCCCGCACGGCGCACTGGCGGAAGTAGAGGTCGGTGACGGCGAGCGGGTCGCAGGCCAGGGAGCCGGCGCCGCGCATCAGGTAGGCCAGCGCCCGGTTGCGGTCGCCGGTGGCCGCCTCGGAGGCGTAGACGGCCTCGTCCACGTCCAGCCGGCGGCCGGCGAAGGCGCTGAGGCGGGCGAGGACGCGCTCGAAGCGCTCGGCGGGCGTCGCGCCCGGCAGCAGCGCGGTGGCCGCGATCGCCCCCGCGTTGACCATCGCGTTCGACGGCCTGCCGGTGCCCTCCTCCAGGCTGATCGCGTTGAAGGCCTCGCCGCTCGGCTCCGCGCCCACCCAGCGGCTGACCTCGTCCAGGCCCAGTTCGGCGAGGGCCAGGGCGTAGACGAACGGCTTGGAGACCGACTGCAGGGTGAACGGCTCGCTCGCCTCCCCCGCCTCGTAGCGGTGCCCGTCCATGCTGACCAGGGCCAGGCCGAAACCGGCCCGGTCGGCCCGGGCCAGTTCGGGGATGTACGCGGCGACCTCGCCCTCGTCCAGGGTGCGCAGCCGCCGGTACAGATCGGCCAGCGCGGCGGTCACCGCGTCGGGAGCGGGGTCGGCGGCGGGGTCGGGGCCACGGTCGGAGTCGGCGGCGGGGTCGGGGTCGGCGGCGGCCACCTGTCAGGGCGTCACGATCGGGAAGGGCACCGTCAGACACCGGAGCACCCGGCCGGCCAGGAGGACGACCCGCCGGGGGCGCCCGGCTGCCGGAGTCCTCGCAGCCGCTCCGGCAGGGGGTGGGCAGGTCGTCATCGCGCTCCTCGGCACGCCGGCGGGTCCGCGCGGCCGGCACGGATCACGGACCACGGACCACGGACCACGGACCACGGACCACGGACCACGGCAAACCTACCGAAGTACCAATGATTCGGCATGCGGAGCAGCCGGTGCCCCGGACGGTCGTCCCGGGCACCGGCTCCGCCCCGGCCGCCACGGCGGCGAGGCCCCCACTGCCCCCCGCCCCCGCTCCGGCGAGGCCGCGGCGCCCCGACGCCACGGCTCCTCCGCCCCGGCCGCTACAGCGGTGGCTCCTCGCGGACGACCGCCGAGCATCCCGCCGGGACGTCCAGGCCGCCGCCCGGCACCGGGCGCCCGGTCAGCAGATCGTGGCCGGACAGCGCGAGGTGCACGTCCCGGTCGGTGTTGTTGATGACGAACAGCCAGCTGCGGCCGTCCGCCGAGCGGCGTCGCACCGCCTCCACACCGGGCGGCAGGCCCGGCAGCTCCGGGCTCACGCCGCTCTCCTCCAGGATCCGGTCGATCAGGGCGCGGTACGCCGCGTCGTCCAGCTTCGTCGAGACGTACCAGCCGGTGCCCTCGCCGAAGGCGTGGCGGGTGACGGCGGGCCGGCCGGCCAGCGGGCCCTCGGCGTACGTGGTCACGGTCTCGGCGCCCTCGGTGCGCAGGTCCTCGCTCCAGAGCGTCCCGGTGGAGCCGTCGGACAGGGCGAGGGCGGCGCCGGCCGCGAGCGGGCGGTGCTCCTCGCCACGGATGCCCAGGACCTCCCTGAACGCGCCGGGGTGTCCGCCGAGGCGGACGTGGTGGTGCTGGTCGACCACACCGCTGAAGTACTGCACCAGCAGTGTGCCCCCTCCCTCGACGTACCGGCGCAGTGCGGCGGCGCCCTCGTCGGAGACCAGGTAGAGGCTGGGGGCCAGGACCAGCCGGTAGCGGGAGAGATCGGCCTCCGGGTGGGCGAAGTCGGTGGTGATCCCGGCGTCCCAGAGCGCGCGGTGGGCGCGCTTGAGGGTGCCCGGGTAGTCGAGCTCGGAGGACGGCAGACCGTCGGTGTCCAGCGCCCACCAGGCGTCGGCGTCGTGCAGGACGGCCGCCTCGGCGGTGACCGTGGAGCCGGCGATCTCGTCCAGCGCGGCGACGGCCTCGCCGGTGGCGACGGTCTCCCGGAAGATCCGGGTGTCGGGGCCGGCGTGCGGGACCATCGCGGAGTGCCAGAGCTCGGCCCCGGCCCGGGACTGGCGCCACTGGAAGAACAGCGCGCCGTCCGAGCCGCGCGCGATGTGGGCCAGCGAGCTGCGCAGGATCCGGCCGGGCTCCTTGGGGAGCACCCGGTCCCCGAGGTAGACGGTGTTGGTGCCCTGCTCGATCAGCAGCCAGGGCTTTCCGCCGCCGAAGGAGCGGGCGCGGTCGGCGCCGAACGCGGTGTCGGCGTCGCCGTCCAGGCCCGGGGCGTCCATGTAGTGGTCGATGCCGACGAAGTCGACCTCGCGTCCGAAGGCCCAGAGGTCGAGCGTCTGGTAGCCGGGCAGCATCAGGTTGGTGGTGACCGGCACCGCGGGCGGGATGTGGCGGCGCACGGCGTCGCGCTGCTCGCGGTAGGCCGCCAGCGCCTCGTCGGACCAGAACCGGCGGAAGTCCAGGGTGTGGCCGGGGTTGTGGTGCCACTGGGTGGCGCGCGGAGGCGTGATCTGCTCCCAGGCGCCGTAGCGCTGGCTCCAGAAGGCCGTGCCCCAGGCGTGGTTGAGCGCGTCAAGGGTGCCGTACCGGGCGCGCAGCCAGACCCGGAAGGCGGCCGCGGACTGTTCGCAGTGGCAGACGGTGGCGTACTCGTTGTGGATGTGCCACATCACGACGGCGGGGTGCTCGCCGTAGCGCTCGGCGAGCGCCTCGGCGATCCGGGCCGCCGCCCGGCGGTAGGCCGGGGCGGCGAGGCAGTAGGTGTCGCGGCTGCCGTGGGTGAGCCGGGTGCCGTCGGGGGTGACCGGCATGGCCTCGGGGTGGGCGAGGGTGAACCAGGGCGGCGGTGAGGCGGTCGGGGTCGCCAGGTCGACCCGGACGCCGTTGGAGTGCAGCCGCTCCAGGTGGGCATCGAGCCACCCGAACTCGTAGCGCCCCTCCTCGGGTTCGAGCAGCGCCCAGGAGAAGACGCCGACCGTGACGAGGTTGACGCCGGCCCGCCGCATCAGCTCGTCGTCCTCCTTCCAGGTCTGCTCGTCCCACTGCTCGGGGTTGTAGTCCCCGCCGAAGGCCATGCCGGTCAAGGGCATCTGTTCGTCCCTCAGTCTCGGATCGGGAGGTCGGCGCCGTCGCGCAGGAAGAGCGGGATCCGCTCCAGCGGGGCGTCCACCCGAACGCTCCGACCGCCGGGGTGGCGCTCCCCCGTCCAGGCGTCCGTCCACTCGGCGCCGGCCGGCAGGTGGACCGTGCGCTCGCGGGCACCGGCCTCGGTGACCGGGGCGACCAGCAGGTCCGGGCCGAGCAGGAAGGCGTCCTCCACCCGCCAGGCGGCCGGGTCGGCCGGGAACTCCACGAACAGCGGGCGCATCGGCGGCAGGCCCTGCTCGGCCGCCGCCTCCATCTGCCGCATGACGTACGGCCGCAGCCGCTCGCGCAGGTGCAGGTAGCCGGAGAGGATGCCGTACGCCTCCTCGCCGTAGGACCACACCTCGTTGGCCAGTCCGGTCATCGCCGGCTCCAACTTCTGGTCCGGGCCGCGGAATCCGTGCAGTCGGAACAGCGGGCAGAACGCGCCGTACTGGAACCAGCGGATCAGCACCTCGCGGTAGGCCGGGTCGTCCGGGTCGCCGCCGTGGAAGCCGCCGATGTCGGTGGTCCACCAGGGGATGCCGGAGACGGCGACGTTCAGGCCGGCCTTGATCTGGGCCCGCAGGCTGGCGAAGTCGGTGCCGATGTCGCCCGACCACAGCGCGGCGCCGTAGCGCTGGGCGCCCGCCCAGGACGAGCGGTTGAGTGTGACGATCTCGCTCTCGCCCGCGGCGACCATGCCGTCGTGGATCATCCGGGCGTTCTCGCGCGGGTAGAGGTTGCCGACCTCCAGACCCGGGCCGGCGTGGTAGCGCAGGTTCGCCGGGTAGCCGGGCTTGAGCTCGGGCTCGCAGGCGTCCAGCCAGAAGACCTTGATGCCGAGGTCGTGGTAGTTGCGCCTGATCCGCTCCCAGACGAACGAGCGGGCGTCCGCGTTGGTGGCGTCGTAGAAGGCGACCTGGGCGGAGTAGGCGTTCAGGCCCTTGTCCGGCCAGTCGGCGTGCGCGACCGGGCCGTACTCGGTGTTGATGAGGAGGCCCTCGTTGAGCAGCTCGTGGTAGTTCTCGCTGAGCGGGCTGACCGAGGGCCAGACCGAGACCATCAACTTGATCCCGAGCTCTTCGAGTTCGGCGTTCATCGCGGCCGGGTCGGGCCACTCGGCCGGATCGAACTTCCAGTCGCCGAGGTGCGTCCAGTGGAAGAAGTCGCTGACGATCACGGAGAGCGGCAGGCCGCGCCGGCGGTACTCCCGGGCCACCTCCAGCAGCTCGGCCTGGGTGCGGTAGCGCAGTTTGCACTGCCAGAACCCGGAGGCCCACCACGGCAGGACCGGGCTGTGGCCGGTGGCGTCGGCGTAGTTGCGCAGCACCGCGGCGGGCTCGCCGGCCGTCACCCAGTAGTCCAACTGCCGTGCGCTGTCCGCGACCCAGCGCGTGCCTGTCGCGGCGAGCTCGACCCGGCCGATGGCCGGGGAGTTCCACAGCAGACCGTAGCCGCGGTCGGAGAGCAGGAAGGGGATGGTCACCTCGCCGTTGCGCTGGACCAGGTCGATCACGGCGCCCTTCTGGTCGAGCATGCCGTGGGTGTGCTGGCCGAGGCCGTACATCCGCTCGCCGTCGTAGCTGCGGAAGCGCTGCTCCAGCCGGTGGTAGCCGTTCCCGGTGGCGGTGTACAGGCGCGGGCCGGGCCACCAGAAGTGGTGCGGCTCCTCGGCCAGCAGCTCGGCGCCGTCGGCGGTGCGCAGGAAGGCGATCCGCCCTGCGGCGGGGTGCAGTTGGGGGTCACTCGCATCGGGCGCGTTGCCGTCGATCCGGACCGTGATCGCGCCGTTGACCAGCGTGGCGGTGTTGCCCTCGATCTTGACGACGGCGCCGGAGGGGCCCGGTCGGTCCAGCAGGGCGCCGGGCAGATCCTCGATCAGCGGGCCACCGGGAGTGGCCCGGACCCGGACCGCGTCGCGGCCCCAGGGCTCCACCCGCAGGGTCTCGCCCCTGGCGCGCCACTCGAGGGCGCCGCCGAGGTCATGGATGTGGTTGGGCATGGCTGTTCTCCACGTCTGCGGGGGTCTGCGGGGAAGGGAAGTGGGGCGGGCGCGACGGCACCGGGCCGGAGCTCTCCCGTACGGTCAGCACCGGTGTGAGCAGGGTGACCTCGGGGGTGGAGCCGCCGTCGATGCGGCCCAGCACGAGTTCGACGGCCCGCCGGCCCAGGTCCTCGGCCGGGCCGGTGACGGCCGTCAGGCGCGGGGAGTTCTGTTCGGCGAGCTGCTCGGGGCAGAGCGCGACGACCGAGACGTCCTCGGGCACGATCCGCCCCGAGGTGCGCAGCAGGCTGAGCAGCGGGCCGATGGCGCCCTCGTTCTGGACCACGAAGCCGGTGGTGGCCGGGCGGTCGTCGAGGATCCGGCCGAGGACGCCCGCGGTGCTCTCGAAGGTGCCCTCGCACGGGCGGTGCAGGGTGCGCAGGCCGCGCTCGCGGGCCCGCTCCCGGAAGCCCGTGAGGGTGCGCTCGGCGTAGCCGGCGTGCCGCTGGTAGACCTGCGGCGCGTAGCCGATGAAGGCGACCTCGCGGTGGCCGAGGTCGGCGAGGTGGTCGGCGCACAGGGCGCCGGCGGCGGCGAAGTCGTGGTCGACGCAGGACAGCCCGGCGGTGTCGGCAGGCAGGCCGATCAGCGCGGCGTGGCTGCCGAGTTCGCGCAGCACGGGGATCCGCTCGTCGTCCAGCTCGACGTCCATCAGGATCACGCCGTCGGCGAGCCCGCTGGCGGCGACCCGGCGTACGCCGTCCGGCCCCTCGTCGTTGGTGATGAGCAGGACGTCGTACCCGTGGCTCCGGGCGGTCATCGTCACCGAGATCGCGATCTCCATCATGATGGGGACGTAGACGTCGGTGCGCAGCGGGACCACCAGCGCGATGATGTGCGAGCGCTTGCCCGCCAGCGCGCGGGCACCGGCGTTGGGGTGGTAGCCCAGGTCGCTGATGGCCCGCTCGACCCGGCGGCGGGTGGGCTCCGAGATGCTGCGCTTGCCACTGAGGACGTAACTCACCGTGCTCGGGGACACGCCTGCGTGCTGGGCCACTTCGGCGAGTGTCACCATTGGATCGGTATCCCCCTGCTGCGTTCTGCTGCGTTGTTCGGACGGGTGGTACGGGCGGCGGGTGGTACGGGCGGGCTGCCGGCGCGGCCCAGCCTAGGGCTTGGGTGTCAGCCCTTGACCGCGCCGGTGAGCACGCCCTTGGCGAAGTGCTTCTGGACGAACGGGAAGGCGATCACGACCGGCACGAGGGTCAGGACCACCACGGCCATCTGCAGGGAGAGCGGGGCCGTCGCGGTCGCGGCGTTGCCGAAGCCGGCGTTGACCTGGCCCGGCATGTTCGTCCCGAGGTTGACGTACTGGTAGAGCACGTACTGCAGGGGCCACTTCTGGCTGCTGGTCGGCATGTAGAGCATGACGTTGAAGAAGGAGTTCCAGTAGCCGACGGCGTAGAACAGGGTGATCACCGCGGTGACCGCCCGGGAGGTCGGCAGGACCACCGACCAGAGGATGCGCCACTCGCCCGCGCCGTCCATCCGGGCCGCGTCGATCAGTTCGGACGCGGTGCTGCCGTAGAACGAGCGCAGCACCAGGATGTTGAAGACGCTGACGGCACTGGGCAGGATCAGCGCCCAGTACTGGTCGAAGCCGCCGAGTCCGGTGACCACCAGGTAGGAGGGGATCAGGCCGCCGCTGACGAACATGGTGACCACCAGGATCATCAGCAGCGTGCGGTGGCCGAGCGAGCGGGGGCGGGAGAGGCCGTAGGCGCAGAGGATCGAGACGAGCATCGAGAAGGCGGTGCCCACGATCGTGATCGCCAGGCTGACGAACATCGCGCGGGCGACCGGGCCGTCGTCGAGCATGGCGCGGTAGGCGTTCAGGGTCAGCCCGTGCGGGACGATCACCAGGCCGCCGGCCCGGTTGATCGAGCCCTGGGTGGAGAAGCTGGTGATCACCACGCACCAGAGCGGCCCGAGGATCAGGAGCACGATGCCGCCCAGCGTCAGGCCCTTCACCCCCTGCCCGACGGCGGTGGGCTGCTCCTCCCAGACCGGGCGGGAGGAGGCGCGCCGGCGCCGGGTCGTCGTGATGGCGTCGCTCATTTGCGGTACAACCCGTCCTCGCCGAAGAAGTGCGCCAGCTTGTTCGCCCCGTAGATCAGGGCCAGCGAGATGACGCTCTTGAAGATGCCGGCCGCGGCGCCGTAACCGTAGTTGTTGGTACCGATGCCGTAGTAGTAGGAGAAGGTGTCCAGCACTTCGGACGCGTCGTGTCCCACCGCGTAGCGCTGGATGAGCAGTTGCTCGAACCCGACGTTCAGGATGTTGCCCAGGCGCAGCACCAGCATCAGGACGATCACGCCGCGCAGGCCCGGCATCGTGATGTGCCACATCCGCCGCCAGCGGCCGGCGCCGTCCATCGCGGCGGCCTCGTAGAGGTTCTCGTCGATGGCGGCGAGCGCCGCCAGGAAGACGATGATCCCCCAGCCGGCGTCCTTCCAGATCACCTGGGAGGTGACCAGCAGCTTGAACACCGAAGGGTCGGTCATGATGTTCCAGGGCGTCATGGCGTGCTGGCGCAGGAACTGGTTGAGCAGGCCGGCGCCGCCGATCATCTGCTGGAACAGCGTGATGACCAGGACCCAGGAGAAGAAGTGCGGGACCAGCGTCACCGACTGGACGAAGCTGCGCAGCCTTGGGCTGAGCACCGAGTTGAGCAGCAGCGCCAGCATGATGGGCACCGGGAAGAAGAGCACGAGCTGGACGCCCGCCAGCGACAGCGTGTTGCGCAGCGACTCCCAGAACAGCGGGTCGCCGAACAGCTGGTTGAAGTTGTCCAGCCCGATCCACTGGCTGTTGAACACACCGACGATGGGGTCGTAGTACTCGAAGGCGGTGATCGTGCCGAACAGCGGCAGGTAGTTGAAGACCAGCAACAGGACGACGACCGGGACGGTCATCAGGAGCAGCGAGCGGTCCCGGCGCAGCCGGATCCGCCAACTCAGCTTTCC
The sequence above is drawn from the Kitasatospora sp. NBC_00315 genome and encodes:
- a CDS encoding beta-galactosidase; translated protein: MPLTGMAFGGDYNPEQWDEQTWKEDDELMRRAGVNLVTVGVFSWALLEPEEGRYEFGWLDAHLERLHSNGVRVDLATPTASPPPWFTLAHPEAMPVTPDGTRLTHGSRDTYCLAAPAYRRAAARIAEALAERYGEHPAVVMWHIHNEYATVCHCEQSAAAFRVWLRARYGTLDALNHAWGTAFWSQRYGAWEQITPPRATQWHHNPGHTLDFRRFWSDEALAAYREQRDAVRRHIPPAVPVTTNLMLPGYQTLDLWAFGREVDFVGIDHYMDAPGLDGDADTAFGADRARSFGGGKPWLLIEQGTNTVYLGDRVLPKEPGRILRSSLAHIARGSDGALFFQWRQSRAGAELWHSAMVPHAGPDTRIFRETVATGEAVAALDEIAGSTVTAEAAVLHDADAWWALDTDGLPSSELDYPGTLKRAHRALWDAGITTDFAHPEADLSRYRLVLAPSLYLVSDEGAAALRRYVEGGGTLLVQYFSGVVDQHHHVRLGGHPGAFREVLGIRGEEHRPLAAGAALALSDGSTGTLWSEDLRTEGAETVTTYAEGPLAGRPAVTRHAFGEGTGWYVSTKLDDAAYRALIDRILEESGVSPELPGLPPGVEAVRRRSADGRSWLFVINNTDRDVHLALSGHDLLTGRPVPGGGLDVPAGCSAVVREEPPL
- the glsA gene encoding glutaminase A; amino-acid sequence: MAAADPDPAADSDRGPDPAADPAPDAVTAALADLYRRLRTLDEGEVAAYIPELARADRAGFGLALVSMDGHRYEAGEASEPFTLQSVSKPFVYALALAELGLDEVSRWVGAEPSGEAFNAISLEEGTGRPSNAMVNAGAIAATALLPGATPAERFERVLARLSAFAGRRLDVDEAVYASEAATGDRNRALAYLMRGAGSLACDPLAVTDLYFRQCAVRATAADLAVMAATLGNGGVNPVTGERVVDEPVAVQVLSVMATCGMYDASGEWLLRVGLPAKSGVSGGLIAVSPARFGVACWSPPLDATGNPVRGAAALRELSERFGLHLMRRPARGAPTLLAAGQDAVVAAQGALDFTAAERVLFALARRAAGPAGPLLLDLSRVTAIDPVAEAMLRSALGRLSAAGHRVTVTGAPGRPVRDG
- a CDS encoding LacI family DNA-binding transcriptional regulator, which codes for MVTLAEVAQHAGVSPSTVSYVLSGKRSISEPTRRRVERAISDLGYHPNAGARALAGKRSHIIALVVPLRTDVYVPIMMEIAISVTMTARSHGYDVLLITNDEGPDGVRRVAASGLADGVILMDVELDDERIPVLRELGSHAALIGLPADTAGLSCVDHDFAAAGALCADHLADLGHREVAFIGYAPQVYQRHAGYAERTLTGFRERARERGLRTLHRPCEGTFESTAGVLGRILDDRPATTGFVVQNEGAIGPLLSLLRTSGRIVPEDVSVVALCPEQLAEQNSPRLTAVTGPAEDLGRRAVELVLGRIDGGSTPEVTLLTPVLTVRESSGPVPSRPPHFPSPQTPADVENSHAQPHP
- a CDS encoding carbohydrate ABC transporter permease is translated as MSDAITTTRRRRASSRPVWEEQPTAVGQGVKGLTLGGIVLLILGPLWCVVITSFSTQGSINRAGGLVIVPHGLTLNAYRAMLDDGPVARAMFVSLAITIVGTAFSMLVSILCAYGLSRPRSLGHRTLLMILVVTMFVSGGLIPSYLVVTGLGGFDQYWALILPSAVSVFNILVLRSFYGSTASELIDAARMDGAGEWRILWSVVLPTSRAVTAVITLFYAVGYWNSFFNVMLYMPTSSQKWPLQYVLYQYVNLGTNMPGQVNAGFGNAATATAPLSLQMAVVVLTLVPVVIAFPFVQKHFAKGVLTGAVKG
- a CDS encoding TIM-barrel domain-containing protein, which encodes MPNHIHDLGGALEWRARGETLRVEPWGRDAVRVRATPGGPLIEDLPGALLDRPGPSGAVVKIEGNTATLVNGAITVRIDGNAPDASDPQLHPAAGRIAFLRTADGAELLAEEPHHFWWPGPRLYTATGNGYHRLEQRFRSYDGERMYGLGQHTHGMLDQKGAVIDLVQRNGEVTIPFLLSDRGYGLLWNSPAIGRVELAATGTRWVADSARQLDYWVTAGEPAAVLRNYADATGHSPVLPWWASGFWQCKLRYRTQAELLEVAREYRRRGLPLSVIVSDFFHWTHLGDWKFDPAEWPDPAAMNAELEELGIKLMVSVWPSVSPLSENYHELLNEGLLINTEYGPVAHADWPDKGLNAYSAQVAFYDATNADARSFVWERIRRNYHDLGIKVFWLDACEPELKPGYPANLRYHAGPGLEVGNLYPRENARMIHDGMVAAGESEIVTLNRSSWAGAQRYGAALWSGDIGTDFASLRAQIKAGLNVAVSGIPWWTTDIGGFHGGDPDDPAYREVLIRWFQYGAFCPLFRLHGFRGPDQKLEPAMTGLANEVWSYGEEAYGILSGYLHLRERLRPYVMRQMEAAAEQGLPPMRPLFVEFPADPAAWRVEDAFLLGPDLLVAPVTEAGARERTVHLPAGAEWTDAWTGERHPGGRSVRVDAPLERIPLFLRDGADLPIRD
- a CDS encoding ABC transporter permease encodes the protein MAAVTTNGADVPGREQAAPVDVPEKHRTPDASESRPGKLSWRIRLRRDRSLLLMTVPVVVLLLVFNYLPLFGTITAFEYYDPIVGVFNSQWIGLDNFNQLFGDPLFWESLRNTLSLAGVQLVLFFPVPIMLALLLNSVLSPRLRSFVQSVTLVPHFFSWVLVITLFQQMIGGAGLLNQFLRQHAMTPWNIMTDPSVFKLLVTSQVIWKDAGWGIIVFLAALAAIDENLYEAAAMDGAGRWRRMWHITMPGLRGVIVLMLVLRLGNILNVGFEQLLIQRYAVGHDASEVLDTFSYYYGIGTNNYGYGAAAGIFKSVISLALIYGANKLAHFFGEDGLYRK